The DNA segment GGATCACGTCGTCGCCGGATCCGTCCTGTTGCAACATTCTCGAATGTGTGTCGCCTGCGTCCATTGCTCTCGCTGGCCTCTCGGTCCGGGGCATCGAACCGTATTGGCAAGCCTGCTCTGCCGGGCTTGATCCAGATCAAGCAATGCAAAATGCCACGCGGCTCATCTCACCGACCGAAAGTCTTGCTTGGAGGTAGGCCCGATGACGCCCGCCAACTATACTGTTCGCGAGCAGCTGCGCGATGGCCGGCCGCTTCTGATCCGTGCGCTGGAGCCGAACGACGAAGGTGACATGCTCGCTGCAATCGACCGCACCAGCGCCGAGTCGCTGCAGCGCCGTTTCTTCGTCACCAAGCGCGGGTTTTCGGATAAAGAAAGAGCGTTCTTTATGAACACAGACTTCGTCAATCACGTCGCACTGGTTGCCGTGATCGACGAGGACAGCGGACCTGCGATCGTCGGCGGCGGTCGCTACGTCGTGACCGGACCTGGCGAGGCTGAGGTCGCCTTTGTCGTGGTCGACGCCTTTCAGGGGCAAGGCATCGGCGCGCTGCTCACCCGACATCTCACGGGACTGGCGCGGGCCGCAGGACTCAAGGAACTCGTTGCCGACGTGCTGCCGGAAAACATGGCTATGCGCAAAGTACTCGGCAAATTCGGCTTCCGGACCGCGCGTAGCCTGGACCCGCAGGTGGTCCATCTGACGCTGCCTCTCGTCTGAATGGAACTAGTGTCGTCCAAGCAATGAGCGGCGATAGAGGTCCCGCCGCGCTTCCTTAAGGCACACAAAACTGCCGTGATGGCCGCTTCCATAAAGCTTCTGGCCGCTCAAATAATATTTGCGCTTCTTGAAATCGAGCCAAACGACCGTATCCGCGAGACAATGCAGTCGCGCCTGATCTTCGTATCGAAACAGGGTCATCGCTCGTGCGTCGGTCGACGACAGCACGACCATGAAGGCGACCGCAACGCCTAGCGGCCGGATCGCTTCACGGCTTGAATATGCCGCCGGATGGTGCCGCCCCTCAGCCTGGCTGAGGCTGAAGGTCCCGATCTTCAAAATTCCCATACCGTAGCCTCGACGATCATAAGGAGCATCGCGAGCTCCGGATAGTGGACGAGAAACTGCTCCATCGAGGTCAACATTGAGGGAGCTGCAGTTATGTCATCAGCATGACCAGCACCATTCCCCATATGGTCAACAGCGTATTCCCAACCGCGTAAGTAACGGTATAGCCGAGCCCTGGGATCTGGCTCTTGGCACGGTCGTTGATCATGCCAAGGGAAGCGGTCGTGGTCCGCGCGCCGGAACAGCATCCGAGCACGATCGCGTCATGGAAGCGGAACACGTATTTTCCGACATACATAGCCAAGATCAGCGGTACCGTCGTCACTGCAACGCCCCAGAGGAACAGGCTGAATCCCAGTTTCTGGAGCCCTGCGACAAATCCCGGTCCGGAGGCAATGCCGACCACCGCGATGAACATGTTCAGACCGACCGAGTTCATAAACCACACGGTGGACGACGGAATTCGTCCAAAGGTCGGATGCACCGAACGCAGCCAACCGAAGAATAGCCCCGATATCAGCGCGCCGCCGGAAGTGGATAACGTGAGCGGCACGCTGCCGACCTTGTAGACCAGAGCGCCGACCAGGGCGCCGATGGCGATGGCTGCACCGATGAAGGCGACGTCGGCAACATCGGTCGCGCGGTCCGGGCGGCCCAGCATTTTCGTCGCGGCTGCTGTATCCGGCGTGCGTCCGACAAGGGTGACGATGTCACCACGGTTCAGTTTGGTCCCCGGCAGGATCGGAATGTCGGTGGCGATTGCTCCCCGAGTAATCTTACGCAGGAAGATACCGCGCGCCGACGGTGTTTTTGCCAATTCTTCCAGCGTCTTTCCGTCAACCTCCTTGCTGGTCACATAGACATCGACACCTTCGATCGGCACCGCCAACAGCTCACGATCGTCGACCTCTTCAGCCTGCTCGCCGATCAGTCTCACGAGCACGTCGCGCCGGCCCGCGACCGCCACGATATCGCCCGCATGGATCACTGTATCCGCCAGCGCCTCCTTGATCACGCCGTCCTGGCGAAGCCGCTGAATGAACACCCGCTGATCTGGAATCAGCGCCTCCGCCTCCTGTACCGTCTTGCCGACAGCCGGTCCTCTCTCACGGACACGGTAAGCCCGCAATTCGAACTGGTGCCAGGCTGTGCCGGGGCCACCCGTTTGCTTCTTGCCTCCGTGCTCCTCCTCGTAGCGCTTGCATGCGGCTTCCAGGTCGATCCCGAGCAACGCCGGGCCGAGTAACGCAAGGACGATAGCGGACCCGACCGTGCCAAAGATGTAGGTGACGGCATATGCGACCGGCATCGCGTCGAGCAGTTTCTTGCTTTCATCTGCCGGCAGACCGAGGCGATTGATGGCGTCTGTCGCAAGGCCCATCGATGCCGAGATCGTTTGCGATCCAGCATAGAGCCCGGTCGCCGAGCCGACGTCGTAACCGGCTATCTTCGCACCAAAGTAGGCGGCGCCGAGGCAGAACACGCAAACCACGGCCGCAAATATCGCCTGTGGAACACCATCCTGCGCGATACCGCGCACGAACTGCGGCCCCACTCCGTAGCCGATCGCGAACAGGAACATCAGGAAGAAGACCGGCTTGAGCGGACCAGAGATCGTGATCCCGATCTGGCCGATGATCACAGCGGCTATTAGCGTCGCGGTGACAGCACCAAGGCCAAGGCCTTTATAAGTGAACGAACCGAAATAATAGCCCAAGCCCAGGGAAAGGAAGATCGCGATTTCCGGATAGGTGCGAAGCGTCTGGAAGAACCAATCGATCATGATTTCACCCGTTCTTGCTCTGCTAAAGCATCGACACACAGCGGACCGAAAAACCAGCGACGAAACCTGAGGCTGGATCGGTCGATATCAGGCAACGCTTCACCGGCTGCCTCTTGATCTATGTCAAGCGCTTTCCGCGCCCCGCAGCTTCAAATTTCTGATCCGACGAAAAAGGAAATCGCCGCGTTGCGCCCTGGGACAACGAGTGGCGGGCGATCCGCGATGGCTCGGAGTGGAAGTTGGAGTGCTTGAGATAGATCAAAGGGGCCGGCTGGCCCCCGTGACGGGATCAGAAGGCGAAGGAGCCCGGTCGAGCTCCAATCCAACAGATTGCACAACTCGGGAGCGTTAGATGGCCGATATCCTCACTTTGAAGAAATTCGAGGCGCTGAGCCCGTTCGAGATCAAAGACGAATTGATCAACCTGGCGAAGGCTACGTCCAAGAGGACGCAGAGCGCTTTCTTGAACGCTGGCCGCGGCAATCCAAACTGGATAGCCACAACACCGCGGGAAGGCTTTTTCCTTCTGGGGCAGTTCGCCATCACCGAGAGCAAGCGTGTGATGAACCATTCGGCGGGCGTAGGCGGCATGCCACAAGCCAACGGCATCGCCGGACGATTTGAGGCGTGGCTCACAGAGCACGCGAACATGCCCGGGGCGAGTTTCCTCTCAGCGATGCTCCCGTTTGCCGTTAAGAAATTCAGCTTCGAGCCCGATGCGTTTGTACACGAACTCGTCGATTCTATCATCGGCGACAACTATCCGGTGCCCGATCGCATGCTGGTGCACAACGAACGCATCGTGCATGAATATCTGATGTGGGCTATGTGCGGCCAGCCGCGGCCCGCCGGCAAGTTCGATATCTACGCGGTTGAGGGCGGTACGGCCGCGATGTGCTATATCTTCAAGTCCCTGAAGGCCAACCGGTTGCTATTGCCGGGCGACACCATCGCGCTGGGTACACCGATCTTCACGCCGTACATCGAGATGACGCACCTCGAGGACTACGACCTCAAGGTCGTCCAGATCAGGGCGCCGCAGGAAAACCGCTTTCAATTCGCCGATGAGGAAATCAAGAAGCTGGAGGATCCGAAGATCAAGGCGTTCTTCGTTGTCAATCCCGCCAATCCCTCGGGCATGGGGCTGAGCCCCGAAACGATCATCAAGCTGACCAACCTGGTCAAGACCAAGCGTCCCGACTTGATGCTGCTGACTGACGATGTCTATGGAACATTCGTGCATGGCTTCAGGTCGCTGCTCGGCGAACTCCCGCACAATACGATCGGCGTCTATTCCTATTCGAAGTATTTCGGCTGCACTGGATGGCGGCTTGGCACTATCGCAATTCATGAGGACAACATCTTCGACAAGATGATAGCCAAGCTGCCCGACGCCGCCGTGAAGGCGCTCGACAAACGTTACGGCCCCCTGACCCTGGAGCCGCGCAAGCTCAAGATCATTGATCGCATCGTCGCCGACAGTCGGGATGTAGCGCTCAATCACACCGCGGGCCTGTCGCTACCGCAGCAGGTGATGATGACGCTGTTCTCGCTTGTGGAAATGATGGACGATCAGAAGGCTTATCAAGCCGCGTGCATGGAAATCGTACATAAGCGTTTGGGGGCGTTGCTCGACGGCCTCGGCCTGGCCGATAAACTAAACCCGAATCCTAACTACGACGCCTATTACGGGCTGATTGATTTCGAGTTCTGGGCGCGAAAGAACATCGGCGATGCTGCGGTCGACCACCTGAAGAAACATGTCCATCCGCTGGACTTGGCGTTTCGGCTAGCCGAAGCCCACGGGATCGTGCT comes from the Bradyrhizobium erythrophlei genome and includes:
- a CDS encoding GNAT family N-acetyltransferase, with product MTPANYTVREQLRDGRPLLIRALEPNDEGDMLAAIDRTSAESLQRRFFVTKRGFSDKERAFFMNTDFVNHVALVAVIDEDSGPAIVGGGRYVVTGPGEAEVAFVVVDAFQGQGIGALLTRHLTGLARAAGLKELVADVLPENMAMRKVLGKFGFRTARSLDPQVVHLTLPLV
- the aspT gene encoding aspartate-alanine antiporter → MIDWFFQTLRTYPEIAIFLSLGLGYYFGSFTYKGLGLGAVTATLIAAVIIGQIGITISGPLKPVFFLMFLFAIGYGVGPQFVRGIAQDGVPQAIFAAVVCVFCLGAAYFGAKIAGYDVGSATGLYAGSQTISASMGLATDAINRLGLPADESKKLLDAMPVAYAVTYIFGTVGSAIVLALLGPALLGIDLEAACKRYEEEHGGKKQTGGPGTAWHQFELRAYRVRERGPAVGKTVQEAEALIPDQRVFIQRLRQDGVIKEALADTVIHAGDIVAVAGRRDVLVRLIGEQAEEVDDRELLAVPIEGVDVYVTSKEVDGKTLEELAKTPSARGIFLRKITRGAIATDIPILPGTKLNRGDIVTLVGRTPDTAAATKMLGRPDRATDVADVAFIGAAIAIGALVGALVYKVGSVPLTLSTSGGALISGLFFGWLRSVHPTFGRIPSSTVWFMNSVGLNMFIAVVGIASGPGFVAGLQKLGFSLFLWGVAVTTVPLILAMYVGKYVFRFHDAIVLGCCSGARTTTASLGMINDRAKSQIPGLGYTVTYAVGNTLLTIWGMVLVMLMT
- the aspD gene encoding aspartate 4-decarboxylase — encoded protein: MADILTLKKFEALSPFEIKDELINLAKATSKRTQSAFLNAGRGNPNWIATTPREGFFLLGQFAITESKRVMNHSAGVGGMPQANGIAGRFEAWLTEHANMPGASFLSAMLPFAVKKFSFEPDAFVHELVDSIIGDNYPVPDRMLVHNERIVHEYLMWAMCGQPRPAGKFDIYAVEGGTAAMCYIFKSLKANRLLLPGDTIALGTPIFTPYIEMTHLEDYDLKVVQIRAPQENRFQFADEEIKKLEDPKIKAFFVVNPANPSGMGLSPETIIKLTNLVKTKRPDLMLLTDDVYGTFVHGFRSLLGELPHNTIGVYSYSKYFGCTGWRLGTIAIHEDNIFDKMIAKLPDAAVKALDKRYGPLTLEPRKLKIIDRIVADSRDVALNHTAGLSLPQQVMMTLFSLVEMMDDQKAYQAACMEIVHKRLGALLDGLGLADKLNPNPNYDAYYGLIDFEFWARKNIGDAAVDHLKKHVHPLDLAFRLAEAHGIVLLNGGGFDAPEWSLRVSLANLPDDVYDDIGRGVRAIARGYRDTYEASHGNGGASRR